A genome region from Populus alba chromosome 3, ASM523922v2, whole genome shotgun sequence includes the following:
- the LOC118028419 gene encoding protein LURP-one-related 17 — protein sequence MVFFLKSLSRSVHDQEHHHEPVAEDEVETRINDGTCTTLTVWRKSLLISCNGFTVINSCGDLVYRVDNYIDRPDELVLMDGSGKSILTMRRRKKLGVPVHNWFVYEGEVGNYCETNKLSKKPIWCVRKNINILQTNHNVLAYVFRGSTDKRHSFVIEGSYTRRSCKVIGGSRKVLAEIKRKEAMVEGISYGVEVFVLNVEPGFDPGFAMGLLLILDQMFP from the exons ATGGTATTCTTCTTAAAATCTTTGTCAAGATCAGTCCATGATCAAGAACATCATCACGAGCCAGTTGCTGAGGATGAGGTGGAGACCAGGATTAACGATGGCACGTGCACGACATTAACAGTGTGGAGAAAATCACTTTTAATTAGTTGCAATGGATTTACAGTGATTAATTCTTGTGGAGATTTAGTCTATCGCGTTGATAATTACATTGATCGTCCTGACGAACTCGTTCTTATGGATGGCTCGGGAAAATCCATCCTCACAATGCGTCGACGCAAG AAGCTTGGAGTGCCAGTACATAACTGGTTTGTCTATGAAGGTGAAGTGGGTAACTACTgtgaaacaaacaaattatcaaaGAAGCCAATTTGGTGTGTGAGGAAGAATATTAACATCTTGCAAACCAATCACAATGTGCTCGCGTATGTTTTTCGAGGATCCACAGATAAAAGACATTCGTTTGTGATCGAAGGTTCTTATACGCGTAGATCATGCAAAGTGATAGGTGGATCAAGAAAGGTTTTGGCAGAGATCAAGAGGAAAGAAGCTATGGTCGAAGGTATTTCTTATGGGGTCgaggtttttgttttgaatgtaGAGCCAGGATTTGATCCTGGATTTGCCATGGGTTTGCTTTTGATATTGGACCAAATGTTCCCCtga